Proteins co-encoded in one Medicago truncatula cultivar Jemalong A17 chromosome 8, MtrunA17r5.0-ANR, whole genome shotgun sequence genomic window:
- the LOC112417271 gene encoding uncharacterized protein has product MMIVTTVSPRNPNSLFISFLLISFFCFTPLLAKSPHPISDVQVRNNKIQCYADIDSGLWGWQCKSSMIARENCALRCLSPSCYELIYESDPLEEGEKDLIRSQEYKYCMHKLSLGESLKGVKGAFDR; this is encoded by the exons ATGATGATAGTTACAACAGTTTCACCTCGAAACCCAAATTCATTGTTCATATCTTTTCTCCTAATTTCCTTCTTCTGTTTCACACCACTACTTGCTAAATCTCCTCACCCAATCTCT gatGTTCAAGTTAGGAATAACAAGATTCAGTGTTATGCTGATATTGACAG TGGATTGTGGGGTTGGCAATGCAAATCATCGATGATAGCAAGGGAGAATTGTGCTCTGCGATGCCTTTCGCCGTCTTGTTACGAGCTCATCTATGAGAGTGACCCG CTTGAAGAGGGAGAAAAAGACTTAATTCGGAGCCAAGAGTACAAATACTGTATGCATAA GTTGTCCTTGGGAGAGAGCCTTAAGGGTGTTAAGGGTGCCTTTGACCGCTAA
- the LOC25500188 gene encoding glutamate--tRNA ligase, chloroplastic/mitochondrial, with protein sequence MMAALSNSSPWTKLATPSLPFPFLHQSYSSYTSRIFSFRRKFSVNALSQQQSLPVRVRFAPSPTGNLHVGGARTALFNYLFARSKGGKFVLRIEDTDLERSTRESEEAVLRDLTWLGLDWDEGPGVGGDYGPYRQSERNSMYKQYAEKLLQSGQVYRCFCSDEELEKMKKDAKLKKLPPVYTGKWANATDAEVEEELAKGTPYTFRFRVPKGSLKITDLIRGEVSWNLDTLGDFVIMRSNGQPVYNFCVTVDDATMAISHVIRAEEHLPNTLRQALIYKALKFPMPHFAHVSLILAPDRSKLSKRHGATSVGQYREMGYLPEAMNNYLALLGWGDGTENEFFTLDKLVERFTIERVNKSGAVFDSTKLRWMNGQHLRARPSEEVTKLIGERWKTSGFLTVSEGPFVEELINLLKDGIDLITDADKVLSNLLSYPLHSTLQSEEAESAIQDNLPEFCASFLAAYDSGDLVGALEEGQAGWKNWVKGLGKSTKRKGKSLFMPLRLLLTGKLHGPDIGAAVVLLYQAGTTGVIAPEVSFVTIDERVKMLREINWETLSKDHVVKETASTV encoded by the exons ATGATGGCGGCGTTGAGTAATAGTAGTCCATGGACAAAGCTTGCTACACCATCTCTTCCATTTCCATTTCTTCATCAATCTTATTCTTCTTACACTTCACGAATCTTCTCCTTCCGTCGCAAATTCTCTGTCAATGCTCTTTCACAACAACAATCTCTCCCTGTTCGTGTTCGTTTCGCTCCTTCTCCTACTGGTAACCTTCATGTTGGTGGTGCCAGAACTGCCCTCTTCAACTACTTGTTTGCTAG GTCCAAAGGTGGGAAATTTGTCTTGAGAATTGAGGACACTGATTTGGAGAGGTCTACTAGGGAATCTGAGGAGGCAGTGCTTAGAGATCTTACTTGGCTTGGCCTTGATTGGGATGAAG GGCCCGGTGTTGGTGGAGATTATGGTCCATATAGACAATCCGAGAGGAATTCTATGTATAAACAATATGCTGAGAAACTACTTCAATCCGGTCAAGTTTATCGCTGCTTCTGTTCTGATGAG GAACTAGAGAAAATGAAGAAGGAtgctaaactaaaaaaattgccTCCAGTATACACAGGTAAATGGGCCAATGCAACAGATGCGGAAGTAGAAGAAGAGCTGGCAAAAGGAACTCCTTATACATTCCGGTTTCGTGTCCCCAAAGGAAGTTTAAAAATTACCGACTTAATACGAGGCGAG GTTAGTTGGAATTTGGATACACTTGGAGATTTTGTGATAATGAGGAGTAACGGTCAACCAGTTTATAACTTTTGTGTGACGGTTGATGATGCTACCATGGCTATTTCTCATGTTATCAG AGCAGAGGAGCATTTACCAAACACTCTAAGGCAGGCATTAATATATAAG GCACTAAAATTTCCCATGCCTCATTTTGCACACGTTTCCTTAATTTTAGCTCCTGATCGGAGTAAATTATCAAAGCGACATGGAGCGACATCAGTTGGTCAG TACAGGGAAATGGGATACCTACCTGAGGCAATGAATAACTACCTAGCATTATTAGGTTGGGGCGATGGGACCGAAAATGAGTTCTTCACCCTTGATAAACTTG TTGAAAGATTCACTATTGAACGTGTGAACAAAAGTGGTGCTGTATTTGATTCCACAAAGTTAAG GTGGATGAATGGTCAGCATTTAAGAGCACGTCCATCAGAGGAGGTGACCAAACTTATCGGAGAGCGTTGGAAGACATCTGGCTTCCTCACAGTATCAGAAGGGCCCTTTGTTGAA GAATTAATAAACCTACTTAAGGATGGGATTGACTTGATAACTGATGCAGACAAAGTACTTTCTAACTTGCTTTCTTATCCTCTACATTCTACTTTACAAAG CGAAGAAGCAGAATCTGCCATACAAGATAATCTTCCTGAGTTTTGTGCCAGCTTCTTGGCTGCCTATGATAGCGGTGATCTTGTAGGTGCACTGGAAGAAGGCCAAGCTGGCTGGAAAAATTGGGTCAAAGGCCTCGGCAAGTCAACTAAGCGCAAG GGAAAATCACTCTTCATGCCACTTCGGCTCCTACTGACTGGAAAACTCCACGGACCAGATATTGGGGCTGCTGTTGTCTTGCTTTATCAAGCTGGGACTACTGGTGTCATAGCTCCTGAAGTTAGCTTTGTGACAATTGATGAAAGAGTTAAAATGCTTAGAGAAATTAATTGGGAAACACTGTCCAAAGATCATGTTGTGAAGGAGACTGCTTCTACTGTCTAA
- the LOC25500185 gene encoding uncharacterized protein encodes MGQIFDKLQGEEWRKKQIRKITDRVFQNVRNQVQTEYLSFEDLYIAVLLVYNDINKIIPGPHFDPPSKETVKQIMQECDMNLDGAIDHDEFCDFIQKMTADTFTVVSQKLIITLVVAPSVAMATKRATEGVPGVGKVVQKLPNAIYASLVTLAVVWFQKMGDEPVI; translated from the exons ATGGGACAAATCTTCGATAAATTACAag GTGAGGAGTGGAGAAAAAAGCAAATTAGGAAGATAACAGATCGAGTTTTTCAGAATGTAAGGAATCAAGTCCAAACCGAGTACTTGAGTTTCGAAGATTTGTATATTGCTGTTCTACTTGTCTACAA TGATATCAACAAGATTATTCCTGGTCCTCATTTCGATCCTCCATCAAAAGAAACTGTCAAACAAATCATGCAG GAATGTGATATGAACTTGGATGGGGCAATTGATCATGACGAATTTTGCGATTTCATCCAGAAAATGACAGCTGATACATTCACTGTTGTTAGTCAGAAACTTATCATCACTTTGGTCGTAGCACCAAGTGTTGCAATGGCAACAAAAAGAGCCACTGAAGGTGTCCCTGGTGTTGGAAAAGTGGTGCAGAAGTTACCGAATGCAATTTATGCATCCCTTGTTACCCTTGCAGTTGTGTGGTTCCAAAAGATGGGAGACGAGCCTGTAATCTGA
- the LOC25500186 gene encoding cytochrome b561 and DOMON domain-containing protein At2g04850: MFLVYVFLLQMCFLPHIGFSSHCTVETSTKTFQKCMNLPTQQASIAWTFYPHNSTLELVFFGTFISPSGWVGWGINPTSSEMTGTRALIAFSDPTSGQIVLLPYILDPNVKLQKSPLLSRPLDIHLISSTAAIYGGKRATIHNGAPIQIYAKFKLESNKTKIHLVWNRGLYVQGYSPTIHPTTSTDLSSIATLDVLSGSSARQHTDLTMLRVIHGTLNAISWGILLPMGAITARYFRHIQSLGPAWFYAHAGIQLFAFILGTVGFAIGIHLGQLSPGVEYSLHRKLGVAVFCLGALQTLALLFRPNARNKFRKYWKSYHHFVGYSCVVLGFVNVFQGFEVMGASRSYAKLSYCLGLSTLIGVSIALEVNSWVMFCRKSKEEKMRREGLIGTSDKGNNGIHT, encoded by the coding sequence ATGTTTCTTGTTTATGTCTTCCTTCTCCAAATGTGTTTCCTTCCTCACATTGGTTTTTCATCTCACTGCACTGTAGAAACCTCTACTAAAACCTTCCAAAAATGTATGAATCTTCCCACCCAACAAGCCTCTATAGCATGGACTTTCTACCCTCATAACTCCACCTTAGAACTAGTCTTCTTTGGAACCTTCATTTCACCTTCTGGATGGGTTGGATGGGGAATCAACCCAACTTCATCGGAGATGACAGGAACTCGTGCTTTAATAGCCTTTTCTGACCCAACTTCAGGCCAAATAGTCCTACTTCCTTACATTCTAGACCCGAATGTGAAGCTCCAAAAATCTCCGCTGCTCTCTCGGCCACTTGACATTCACCTCATCTCTTCCACGGCAGCCATATATGGTGGCAAAAGGGCCACCATTCATAATGGTGCCCCCATCCAAATCTATGCCAAATTCAAACTAGaatcaaacaaaaccaaaatccACCTTGTTTGGAATCGAGGACTTTATGTTCAAGGCTACTCGCCTACTATTCATCCAACCACCTCCACTGATCTCTCTTCCATTGCCACCTTGGACGTTTTGTCAGGTTCATCCGCTCGTCAACACACAGACCTTACAATGCTGAGAGTGATTCACGGTACTTTGAATGCCATCTCATGGGGTATTCTTTTGCCGATGGGAGCTATAACTGCACGTTACTTTAGGCATATTCAATCACTAGGTCCTGCATGGTTCTATGCTCATGCAGGAATACAATTGTTTGCTTTCATTCTTGGAACTGTGGGGTTCGCAATTGGCATTCACCTTGGGCAGTTGTCTCCAGGAGTGGAGTATAGCCTCCACAGGAAGCTTGGAGTCGCCGTGTTTTGCCTTGGAGCCTTGCAGACTTTAGCGTTGTTGTTTAGGCCAAACGCTAGGAACAAGTTCAGGAAGTATTGGAAATCCTACCACCACTTTGTTGGGTACTCTTGTGTGGTGCTCGGGTTTGTGAATGTGTTTCAAGGGTTTGAAGTGATGGGGGCCAGCAGATCCTATGCCAAGTTGAGTTACTGTCTGGGACTTTCTACTCTGATTGGTGTTTCCATAGCTTTGGAGGTGAACTCTTGGGTGATGTTCTGTAGGAAATCTAAGGAAGAGAAAATGAGGAGAGAAGGACTTATCGGAACTTCTGACAAAGGGAATAATGGCATCCACACTTGA